A genomic window from Streptomyces sp. NBC_00234 includes:
- a CDS encoding TetR/AcrR family transcriptional regulator, whose product MTLDREQVLRSAAALLTHKSTATMDEVAKAAGIGRATLHRHFAGRDALVRALENLGIQEFEAALDASALDEGSAEDGLRRFVAAVEPSAGLLSFLVTENQLFEGDEVNEGWSRLDARVAAFFRRGQERGEFRIDLTPAWLTEALYGLIGTGAWAVQVGRVAPKDFQYMIVELLLGGARRSVEQ is encoded by the coding sequence ATGACTCTGGACCGTGAGCAGGTGCTGCGCAGCGCCGCCGCCCTGCTGACCCATAAATCCACCGCCACCATGGACGAGGTCGCCAAGGCCGCGGGCATCGGCCGCGCCACCCTGCACCGGCACTTCGCCGGGCGGGACGCGCTGGTCAGGGCGCTGGAGAATCTGGGTATCCAGGAATTCGAGGCGGCCCTGGACGCCTCCGCACTGGACGAGGGCAGCGCGGAGGACGGCCTGCGCCGCTTCGTCGCGGCGGTCGAACCCAGCGCGGGCCTGCTCTCCTTCCTGGTCACCGAGAACCAGCTCTTCGAGGGCGACGAGGTGAACGAGGGCTGGAGCCGGCTCGACGCCCGGGTCGCCGCCTTCTTCCGGCGCGGCCAGGAACGCGGCGAGTTCCGCATCGACCTCACCCCCGCCTGGCTGACCGAGGCCCTCTACGGCCTCATCGGGACCGGCGCCTGGGCCGTACAGGTCGGCAGAGTCGCACCCAAGGACTTCCAGTACATGATCGTCGAGCTGTTGCTCGGCGGAGCACGCCGGAGCGTGGAGCAGTGA